A region from the Francisella orientalis FNO12 genome encodes:
- the ggt gene encoding gamma-glutamyltransferase, with translation MKKLFVSLMCLVIFLPNLALVATPVPTGYDFIPIQEEMQIAQPVVATHGMVSSQEALASQVGLDILKQGGNAVDAAVAVGFALAVTLPRAGNIGGGGFMIVHLQDGNKNIAINYREKAPAKASKDMFLNDKGDVDYAKVSGSYSASGAPGTVAGLVDAQQKYGKLKLSQVIAPAIKLAEDGIPVSYDLNQSLITAKPWLKKSPEAMKIFYKKDGAAYAVGEILKQPELANSLKLIAKQGKKAFYEGDIAHKIADSMAKNGGLITLQDLKNYNVEEIKPLKGTYRGYTIYSMPPPSSGGVILIELLNILENFPLANYGNNSAKTINLMSNAMSYAYNDRNSDLGDPGFVKMDLAKFLSKKYVKQIAQKITTDKHIPSKDISTVNPEDREKLQTTQFSVVDKDGNMVSNTYTLNYSYGNGIVVPGTGILLNNEMDDFAAKVGVANVFGLVQGEANTVAPNKRPLSSMTPTIVLDKDGKPFLATGSPGGSCIITTTLQVILNIIDYNMNLQSAVNNPRMHSQLWPEEIGVEQGISVDTINLLKKMGNTVTPYAAMGAAESVMSDGQYVYGAADPRRGNALAIGY, from the coding sequence ATGAAAAAACTATTTGTAAGTTTAATGTGTTTGGTAATTTTTTTACCAAATTTAGCTTTGGTTGCTACACCAGTACCAACAGGTTATGATTTTATCCCTATTCAAGAAGAGATGCAAATTGCTCAACCAGTTGTTGCAACTCATGGTATGGTTTCCTCTCAAGAGGCTTTAGCAAGTCAAGTCGGTTTAGATATATTAAAACAAGGTGGTAATGCTGTAGATGCTGCAGTTGCGGTTGGCTTTGCTTTGGCTGTTACACTACCTAGAGCTGGTAATATCGGTGGTGGTGGTTTTATGATTGTCCATTTACAAGATGGTAATAAGAATATAGCAATAAACTACCGTGAAAAAGCTCCTGCAAAAGCATCTAAAGATATGTTCTTAAACGATAAAGGAGATGTTGATTATGCTAAAGTTTCTGGTTCATACAGTGCTTCAGGTGCGCCAGGTACTGTAGCAGGTTTGGTTGATGCACAACAAAAATATGGTAAATTGAAATTATCACAAGTTATTGCTCCAGCTATCAAGCTTGCTGAAGATGGTATTCCAGTTAGCTATGACCTAAATCAGTCGCTTATAACTGCAAAACCATGGCTTAAAAAATCACCAGAGGCTATGAAAATCTTTTACAAGAAAGATGGCGCTGCTTATGCTGTTGGAGAAATCTTAAAACAGCCTGAACTTGCTAATAGCCTGAAGCTAATAGCAAAACAAGGTAAAAAAGCTTTCTATGAAGGAGATATTGCTCATAAGATAGCAGATAGTATGGCGAAAAATGGTGGTCTAATAACATTACAAGACTTGAAAAATTACAATGTTGAAGAGATAAAGCCACTTAAAGGGACATATCGCGGTTATACAATATATTCCATGCCTCCACCAAGCTCAGGTGGTGTGATTCTGATAGAGTTATTAAATATTCTTGAGAATTTCCCATTAGCTAATTATGGTAACAATAGTGCTAAAACTATTAATCTTATGAGTAATGCAATGAGCTATGCTTATAATGATAGAAATTCTGACTTAGGGGATCCTGGTTTTGTTAAGATGGATTTGGCTAAGTTCTTATCTAAAAAATATGTAAAACAGATTGCACAAAAAATCACTACGGATAAGCATATTCCAAGTAAAGATATAAGTACAGTTAATCCAGAAGATCGTGAGAAACTTCAGACTACTCAGTTTAGTGTAGTTGATAAAGATGGCAATATGGTATCAAATACTTATACGCTTAATTATTCTTATGGGAATGGTATTGTTGTACCAGGAACAGGCATCTTGTTAAATAACGAAATGGATGATTTTGCAGCAAAAGTGGGTGTGGCAAATGTGTTTGGTTTAGTTCAAGGTGAAGCTAATACAGTTGCTCCAAATAAGCGACCATTAAGTTCAATGACTCCAACAATTGTTCTTGATAAAGATGGTAAGCCGTTTTTAGCTACGGGCTCACCAGGAGGAAGTTGTATTATTACAACAACATTACAGGTGATTTTAAATATCATAGACTATAATATGAATTTGCAATCTGCGGTTAATAATCCTCGTATGCATAGTCAGCTATGGCCAGAAGAGATAGGTGTAGAGCAAGGTATATCTGTAGATACTATCAATTTACTTAAGAAAATGGGTAATACTGTAACTCCTTATGCTGCTATGGGTGCTGCTGAGTCTGTAATGTCTGATGGACAGTATGTCTATGGTGCTGCAGATCCACGTAGAGGTAATGCTTTAGCGATAGGTTATTGA
- the mnmC gene encoding FAD-dependent 5-carboxymethylaminomethyl-2-thiouridine(34) oxidoreductase MnmC, whose amino-acid sequence MVRNKKIAIVGAGLAGCSLAYELSRILNFDITLFDKNSDIAIEASGNFAGILEPYLTSDNNFSDQFHTLGYSILLEFINQYRNDIEICNQGVLQILSDEKELNRYQKIFTKREIGDDLARLISPQELSELLGKNTSNKAVYYPNALSVVPKSICQLWLKLSTAKLKLDNELLDIKKLENNTWQLAFNNFTEDFDIVVFVGGYPLFKNISLLQNIPVYPSQGQLTVIKRCFNITNNIMDKGYIIPNYKDNLQVIGATFRDNNDTSGDIRQEDNNFNINQIKQIFDDKNYNVEIVNSRVATRCVTSDHLPLVGRLTDYDSFEQVFYKPLSKGYPKSKMPKIEYQEGLYVSSGFGSKGLCSSLLAALIITAYITNQNQKYSDKLLEALAIERFWTRSFKKGIKFS is encoded by the coding sequence TTGGTGCGTAATAAAAAAATAGCTATTGTAGGAGCTGGACTAGCAGGTTGTTCATTAGCTTATGAATTAAGTAGAATCCTTAACTTTGATATAACTTTATTTGATAAAAACTCTGATATTGCAATCGAAGCTTCGGGGAACTTTGCGGGAATTTTAGAACCTTATTTAACCTCAGATAATAATTTCTCAGATCAGTTTCATACACTAGGCTATAGTATATTATTAGAGTTTATAAATCAGTATCGTAATGATATAGAAATTTGTAATCAGGGTGTTTTGCAAATATTAAGTGATGAAAAAGAACTAAATAGATACCAAAAGATTTTTACAAAAAGAGAGATAGGTGATGATTTAGCTAGATTAATATCTCCTCAAGAGCTTTCAGAATTACTTGGTAAAAATACTTCTAACAAAGCTGTATATTACCCTAATGCTTTATCTGTGGTACCTAAAAGTATTTGTCAGCTATGGCTTAAATTATCAACTGCTAAATTAAAATTAGATAATGAGCTCTTGGACATTAAGAAATTAGAGAATAATACTTGGCAATTAGCATTTAATAATTTTACTGAAGATTTTGATATTGTGGTATTTGTTGGAGGGTATCCATTATTTAAAAATATTTCTCTGCTACAAAATATTCCAGTATACCCATCTCAAGGTCAGTTAACAGTTATTAAAAGATGTTTTAATATCACAAATAATATTATGGATAAAGGATATATAATCCCTAATTATAAAGATAATCTACAAGTTATTGGAGCAACATTTCGAGATAATAATGATACTAGTGGAGATATAAGACAAGAAGATAATAATTTTAATATTAATCAAATTAAGCAAATATTTGATGATAAAAATTACAATGTTGAAATTGTTAATTCAAGAGTAGCTACGAGATGTGTAACTTCTGATCATTTACCACTTGTTGGTAGATTGACAGATTATGATAGTTTTGAACAAGTTTTTTATAAGCCTCTATCTAAAGGCTATCCAAAATCAAAAATGCCAAAGATTGAGTATCAAGAAGGCTTATATGTATCTTCAGGATTTGGCTCAAAAGGTTTATGTTCATCATTATTAGCGGCTCTGATTATCACAGCATACATAACAAATCAAAATCAAAAATACTCAGATAAGTTACTAGAAGCGCTTGCTATAGAGCGTTTTTGGACTAGAAGCTTCAAGAAAGGTATAAAATTTTCATAA
- a CDS encoding RnfH family protein, with amino-acid sequence MKVEVIYALPSEQKSFYIESDDCMTVRQVIIQSKILDAYSELDSLENLKIGIYGQIVDLDHVLEDRDRVEIYRNLTIDPKQARMLRAEQKRKREGIRGFGA; translated from the coding sequence GTGAAAGTAGAAGTCATTTATGCTTTACCTAGTGAGCAGAAGTCTTTTTATATTGAATCTGATGATTGTATGACTGTTAGACAGGTGATTATTCAGTCAAAAATCTTAGATGCTTATTCTGAACTAGACAGTCTTGAAAATCTTAAAATTGGTATATATGGACAAATAGTTGATCTAGATCATGTTCTTGAGGATAGAGATAGAGTTGAAATATACAGAAATTTAACTATTGATCCAAAACAAGCTCGAATGCTAAGAGCAGAACAAAAGCGTAAAAGAGAAGGCATCAGAGGTTTTGGTGCGTAA
- a CDS encoding type II toxin-antitoxin system RatA family toxin yields MNKVNKSAIVNYTASQMYDLVNDIESYPQFLPMCYDIEVFEHTETEAKASLKIKSGFVKLDFATHNTMVKDQHIHLNLMNGPFKSLTGDWKFEPQDENSCKVSLDMEFTFENKFVEMALGPVFRGLADKMLGAFCKRAEEVYK; encoded by the coding sequence ATGAATAAAGTTAATAAATCTGCAATTGTTAATTATACTGCTTCACAGATGTATGATCTTGTAAATGATATTGAAAGCTATCCTCAGTTTCTACCAATGTGCTATGATATAGAAGTTTTTGAGCATACAGAAACAGAAGCAAAAGCATCTCTAAAAATCAAATCTGGCTTTGTGAAACTTGATTTTGCTACACATAATACAATGGTAAAAGATCAGCATATTCATTTAAATCTTATGAATGGTCCATTTAAAAGTTTAACAGGTGATTGGAAATTTGAACCTCAAGATGAAAATTCATGTAAGGTATCATTAGACATGGAGTTTACCTTTGAAAATAAATTTGTTGAAATGGCTCTTGGACCTGTGTTTCGTGGGCTGGCAGATAAGATGTTAGGAGCATTTTGTAAACGTGCAGAAGAGGTTTATAAATAG
- the smpB gene encoding SsrA-binding protein SmpB, with translation MSKHKVSSATIARNKRAFHDYTILEKFEAGIVLQGWEVKSIRAGKVQMIDSHAHIKRSEAWLFNCLITPLLSASTHVVADASANRKLLLNRREIDKIMGRIEQKGFTCVPLAMYWKGTRVKVEIALAQGKKVHDKRQAQKDKDWAREKNRIFKKAHR, from the coding sequence ATGAGTAAACATAAGGTTTCTTCAGCAACTATTGCTAGAAATAAAAGAGCCTTCCATGATTATACTATTTTAGAGAAGTTTGAAGCTGGAATAGTCCTACAAGGATGGGAAGTAAAAAGTATCAGAGCTGGTAAAGTACAGATGATAGATAGTCATGCGCATATCAAGCGTAGTGAAGCTTGGCTTTTTAATTGTCTAATAACTCCTCTATTGTCAGCATCTACTCATGTGGTAGCTGATGCTTCAGCAAATCGTAAATTACTACTTAATCGCCGTGAGATAGACAAAATCATGGGACGAATTGAGCAAAAAGGATTTACATGTGTGCCTTTGGCTATGTATTGGAAAGGTACTCGTGTAAAAGTTGAAATAGCTCTTGCTCAAGGTAAAAAAGTTCACGATAAGCGTCAGGCTCAAAAAGATAAAGATTGGGCTCGCGAAAAGAATAGAATCTTTAAGAAGGCGCATAGATAA
- the ttcA gene encoding tRNA 2-thiocytidine(32) synthetase TtcA translates to MTEIKISKTEKKLRHYITKAIADYKLIEKGDKVMLCLSGGKDSFGLLKVLHGLIEDKTYDIALHVYTLDQSQPGWDDSQLRKYLGDLGVSYEIETKNTYGVVIDKVPEGKTYCSLCSRLRRGNIYRYAKEHKMDKIILGHHRDDLIESLLMSILYQGQIKSMPPKFITQEGENTVIRPMVLVQERDLIEFAKEENFPIIPCNLCGSQENLKRKKVKKLIQDLAHENPKVPSNILNSLSNVLPSHLMDLNLLA, encoded by the coding sequence ATGACTGAAATAAAAATAAGCAAAACTGAAAAAAAATTACGTCACTATATTACTAAGGCTATAGCTGATTATAAGCTTATCGAAAAAGGTGATAAGGTTATGCTATGTCTATCAGGAGGTAAAGATTCTTTTGGACTATTAAAAGTTTTGCATGGACTAATCGAAGATAAAACTTATGATATAGCTCTTCATGTGTATACATTAGATCAGTCTCAACCTGGTTGGGATGATAGTCAACTTAGAAAATATCTTGGTGATCTAGGTGTATCTTATGAGATTGAAACAAAAAATACTTATGGTGTAGTGATAGATAAAGTTCCAGAGGGTAAAACTTACTGTTCGTTATGCTCTAGACTTCGCCGTGGTAACATCTATAGATATGCAAAAGAGCATAAAATGGATAAGATCATTCTGGGACATCATCGCGATGATTTGATCGAATCATTGTTAATGTCGATTCTATATCAGGGGCAAATTAAATCTATGCCACCTAAATTTATTACTCAAGAAGGTGAAAATACTGTAATCCGCCCAATGGTACTAGTACAAGAACGCGATCTTATAGAATTTGCTAAAGAAGAAAATTTCCCAATAATTCCATGTAACTTATGTGGATCTCAAGAAAATCTTAAAAGAAAAAAAGTTAAAAAGCTAATCCAAGATTTAGCACATGAGAATCCAAAAGTACCTAGTAATATTCTAAACTCTCTATCAAATGTATTGCCAAGTCATTTGATGGATCTAAATTTATTAGCATAA
- a CDS encoding histidine decarboxylase, with product MKYIDRLKHNTELYIGYPPATDFKLSQYAELLDYSMNSLGNPYDLNNPFSSHAHEKSVIDFFINLYKLDHKNFWGYVANCSSESIMYCLWRAKKHLQMTNNQKVKIICNEFSHYAIDKTADILDLELIKIQSNEYGEIDYNALKSNIKSEYNYIFFATIGSTITSSIDDINIVKNILEESKTSFYIHADAAFNGAFIPFTDDFHKCQNFDSINISGHKFIGLPIPCGITIINKEYISGRYIEYTSNNDVTIGGSRNGLTPYLLYKRIKELNSADGLKNRFNKCLKLAKNYQKILEENNINVFRNNNSLTLALTDIPKEIMKKWHAPTRKRLTTITALPKLTEEKLRLFIADIKNHNENRFVTDTITIMPSNVATL from the coding sequence ATGAAGTACATAGATCGTCTTAAACATAATACTGAACTATATATAGGCTACCCTCCAGCAACAGATTTTAAACTAAGTCAGTATGCTGAGCTTCTTGATTATTCTATGAATAGTTTAGGTAATCCTTACGATTTAAATAATCCTTTTAGTAGTCATGCTCACGAAAAAAGTGTCATTGATTTTTTCATTAATCTTTATAAGCTAGATCATAAAAATTTTTGGGGATATGTTGCAAACTGTAGCTCTGAATCTATTATGTACTGCTTATGGCGTGCAAAAAAACATCTACAAATGACTAATAACCAAAAAGTAAAAATAATCTGCAATGAGTTCTCTCATTATGCAATTGATAAAACCGCTGATATATTAGATTTAGAACTGATTAAAATTCAAAGTAATGAATATGGTGAAATCGATTATAATGCTCTGAAATCAAATATAAAATCTGAATATAATTATATTTTTTTTGCAACTATAGGCTCAACAATAACTTCATCTATAGATGATATTAATATTGTAAAAAATATATTAGAAGAATCTAAAACCTCTTTTTATATACATGCTGATGCCGCATTCAATGGAGCTTTTATTCCATTTACAGATGATTTTCATAAATGTCAAAATTTTGATTCAATAAATATAAGTGGTCATAAATTTATTGGTCTACCAATACCTTGTGGTATAACAATTATCAATAAAGAATATATAAGTGGTAGATATATTGAATACACATCAAACAATGATGTGACAATAGGTGGTAGTAGAAATGGTCTAACTCCTTATCTTCTTTACAAACGGATAAAAGAATTAAATAGTGCTGACGGATTAAAAAATAGATTTAACAAATGTTTGAAACTAGCTAAAAATTATCAAAAAATACTAGAAGAAAATAATATTAACGTTTTTAGAAACAACAACTCTCTAACTTTAGCGCTAACAGATATTCCAAAAGAGATTATGAAAAAGTGGCACGCTCCAACTAGAAAAAGGCTAACGACAATAACTGCTTTACCAAAATTAACAGAAGAAAAGCTACGCTTATTTATAGCAGATATTAAAAACCATAATGAAAATCGTTTTGTTACAGATACAATAACCATTATGCCTAGCAATGTAGCAACTCTATAG
- a CDS encoding ribonuclease T2 family protein: MSNASESQLRWVSSSCGIADIEEGGDTPGKQCIQEPELADSYVLALSWQSAFCETYGFSAGKQECKNLPVDSAAAKSFSLHGFWPNQDTCGTNYGFCGAQKQSNFCNYAPLNLDDKTVELLRRVMPGYNDSSCLQHHAWYKHGTCQLHDQN, encoded by the coding sequence ATTTCAAATGCTAGCGAAAGTCAGTTACGCTGGGTAAGTAGTAGTTGCGGTATAGCGGATATTGAAGAAGGAGGCGATACTCCTGGTAAACAGTGCATCCAAGAACCTGAGCTTGCCGATAGCTATGTACTAGCTCTTAGTTGGCAGTCCGCATTTTGTGAGACCTATGGCTTCAGTGCTGGAAAGCAAGAGTGTAAAAATCTACCTGTAGATAGTGCAGCTGCTAAGAGTTTTTCGTTACATGGATTTTGGCCTAATCAAGATACTTGTGGTACAAATTATGGTTTTTGTGGTGCTCAGAAACAATCTAATTTTTGTAATTATGCTCCATTAAATTTAGATGATAAAACTGTAGAGTTACTACGTAGAGTAATGCCAGGATATAATGACTCTTCATGTTTACAACACCATGCGTGGTATAAGCATGGAACTTGTCAATTACATGACCAAAATTAA
- the hisIE gene encoding bifunctional phosphoribosyl-AMP cyclohydrolase/phosphoribosyl-ATP diphosphatase HisIE, which translates to MDNLVPAIIQSAIDNSVLMLGYMSKESLEKTLEIGKVTFYSRSKKRLWTKGEESGNFLELKDIAVDCDNDSILIKAIPYGPTCHTGSKSCFTKNEENSSLYIIDKLEKLIAERKDYLPENSYLTSLFKKGLPRIAQKVGEEGVEVVIAAVKQDSDDELISETADLLFHLLVLLKEKEISLEQFCQKLVSRNTSN; encoded by the coding sequence ATGGATAATTTAGTTCCAGCTATTATTCAATCAGCGATTGATAATAGTGTCTTAATGCTAGGATATATGAGTAAAGAATCTTTAGAAAAAACTTTAGAAATCGGCAAAGTTACTTTCTATAGTCGTAGCAAGAAACGTCTATGGACTAAAGGCGAAGAGAGTGGTAATTTTCTTGAGCTAAAAGATATAGCTGTTGATTGTGATAATGATTCTATACTTATCAAAGCTATACCATACGGTCCAACTTGTCATACTGGTAGTAAATCATGCTTTACTAAAAATGAAGAAAATAGCTCTCTGTATATAATTGATAAATTAGAAAAATTAATAGCTGAAAGAAAAGATTACTTACCTGAGAATAGTTATTTAACTAGTTTATTCAAAAAAGGATTACCAAGAATTGCTCAGAAAGTTGGCGAAGAAGGTGTCGAAGTTGTAATAGCTGCGGTGAAGCAGGATTCGGATGATGAGTTGATTTCTGAGACAGCAGATTTATTATTTCATTTATTAGTTCTATTGAAGGAGAAAGAGATTTCATTAGAGCAATTTTGTCAGAAGTTGGTTTCTCGAAATACTTCTAATTAA
- a CDS encoding 1-(5-phosphoribosyl)-5-[(5-phosphoribosylamino)methylideneamino]imidazole-4-carboxamide isomerase, translated as MNKEVFEKYGAEKIVLALDVFIKEGIPYIAMHGWQESSTITLDEILQTYLGDGLEYVLCTDISRDSMLQGPNFELYRIYSSIYPDIQFMASGGVGSLEDLEILKEQNTYGVIIGKALYENKFTLQEA; from the coding sequence ATTAACAAAGAAGTTTTTGAGAAGTATGGCGCTGAGAAGATAGTTTTAGCTTTAGATGTATTTATTAAAGAAGGAATACCTTATATAGCAATGCATGGCTGGCAAGAATCAAGCACAATAACTTTAGATGAGATATTACAGACTTATCTTGGTGACGGTCTTGAGTACGTGTTATGTACTGATATTTCTCGAGATAGTATGCTACAAGGTCCAAACTTTGAGCTATATAGAATCTATTCATCTATATATCCAGATATTCAGTTTATGGCTTCTGGTGGAGTTGGTAGCTTAGAAGATTTAGAAATTCTAAAAGAGCAAAATACTTATGGTGTTATCATAGGCAAAGCTCTATATGAAAATAAATTTACACTACAAGAGGCTTAG
- a CDS encoding HisA/HisF-related TIM barrel protein, producing the protein MNLSQKNVAKAYEQAGAEFIHVVDLDGAKKSQTCQFETIEKLLEIGVDRVVVSSLAVKDIALTKKFLRSMALRR; encoded by the coding sequence ATGAACTTGAGCCAAAAGAATGTTGCAAAAGCATATGAACAAGCAGGTGCAGAGTTTATTCATGTCGTAGATTTAGATGGTGCTAAGAAAAGCCAAACTTGTCAATTTGAAACTATCGAAAAGCTTTTGGAAATCGGGGTTGATAGGGTAGTTGTTAGTAGCTTGGCTGTTAAGGATATAGCATTAACAAAGAAGTTTTTGAGAAGTATGGCGCTGAGAAGATAG
- a CDS encoding HisA/HisF-related TIM barrel protein, translating to MNIFPAIDLINGKCVRLEKGDFNKTTTYELEPKECCKSI from the coding sequence ATGAATATATTTCCAGCGATAGATCTAATAAATGGCAAATGTGTTCGTTTAGAAAAAGGAGATTTTAATAAAACTACTACTTATGAACTTGAGCCAAAAGAATGTTGCAAAAGCATATGA
- the hisH gene encoding imidazole glycerol phosphate synthase subunit HisH translates to MQIMYSFSEEEDTDCLGIFPEKVKAFNKTQGFSIPHMGWNSLQNINKDHFLFKDIAEDDYVYSVHSFYAKLNQFSIVTNDYINDFTAMVNKDNFYGIQFHPEKSGRVGMRILENFIQGAL, encoded by the coding sequence ATGCAAATTATGTATAGTTTTTCTGAAGAAGAAGATACAGATTGTTTGGGTATTTTTCCTGAAAAAGTAAAAGCTTTTAATAAAACCCAAGGTTTTAGTATTCCACACATGGGTTGGAACAGCTTACAAAATATAAATAAGGATCATTTTCTATTTAAAGATATCGCAGAAGATGATTATGTATATTCTGTGCATAGCTTTTATGCTAAGCTTAATCAATTTAGCATAGTTACTAATGACTATATAAATGATTTCACTGCAATGGTAAATAAAGATAATTTTTATGGCATTCAATTTCACCCTGAGAAATCCGGTAGAGTTGGTATGAGGATTTTAGAGAATTTTATACAAGGGGCTTTGTAA
- the hisB gene encoding histidinol-phosphatase, giving the protein MKQNKYLFIDRDGTLIVESPIDKQVDSIEKLEFFEGVFEALKKLQKAGFKLVMVSNQDGLGTESFPQEDFDAPHNLMMKIFKSQGIAFEDVLICPHFAHENCNCRKPKVGLLMDYLVEQKISYVIGDRETDVQLAHDIKVNPIQFGIGNYQSWDDITIAILNKPRVAEIKRITNETDIIVKVNLDVPGTREIYTGLGFFDHMLDQIVKHAGISAVI; this is encoded by the coding sequence ATGAAACAAAATAAATATTTATTCATTGATAGAGATGGTACTTTAATCGTTGAGTCACCTATAGATAAGCAGGTTGATAGTATTGAGAAGCTAGAGTTTTTTGAGGGTGTTTTTGAAGCTCTTAAAAAATTACAAAAAGCAGGCTTTAAACTTGTTATGGTATCAAACCAAGATGGTTTAGGTACTGAGTCCTTTCCTCAAGAAGATTTCGATGCGCCGCATAACTTGATGATGAAGATATTTAAATCACAAGGTATTGCGTTTGAAGATGTTTTAATTTGTCCACATTTTGCTCATGAAAATTGTAACTGTCGTAAACCTAAAGTTGGTTTATTGATGGATTATTTAGTAGAGCAAAAGATCTCTTATGTGATTGGTGATAGAGAAACTGATGTACAGTTAGCTCATGATATAAAAGTTAATCCTATTCAATTTGGCATTGGGAATTATCAATCTTGGGATGATATTACTATAGCGATATTAAATAAACCTAGAGTAGCTGAAATCAAGCGTATAACTAATGAGACTGATATTATTGTAAAAGTTAATCTAGATGTTCCTGGAACTCGAGAAATATATACGGGTCTTGGGTTTTTTGATCATATGCTTGATCAGATTGTAAAACACGCTGGTATTAGTGCGGTAATTTAG